The following coding sequences lie in one Syntrophorhabdaceae bacterium genomic window:
- a CDS encoding (2Fe-2S)-binding protein produces the protein MKIRFTLNGEAREMETDERRRVIDLLREDLTMTGTKEGCGTGECGACTILVNSESRLACLMVAPQLDGAEVMTIEGLARNGELHPLQKAFIEYGAIQCGFCTPGMVMASLDLLTRNPSPTEAEIREGISGNLCRCTGYQKIVEAVSAAASARKLGGRP, from the coding sequence GTGAAGATACGCTTCACTCTCAATGGAGAGGCCAGGGAAATGGAGACGGATGAGAGACGAAGGGTGATCGATCTACTCCGGGAGGACCTCACGATGACGGGCACGAAAGAGGGGTGCGGCACAGGGGAATGCGGGGCCTGCACGATCCTCGTCAACTCGGAGAGCAGGCTCGCCTGCCTCATGGTCGCGCCTCAGCTCGACGGGGCCGAGGTCATGACCATCGAGGGGCTGGCACGGAATGGAGAGCTCCACCCCCTTCAGAAGGCCTTCATAGAATATGGCGCAATCCAGTGCGGCTTTTGCACCCCCGGCATGGTGATGGCATCCCTCGACCTTCTCACGCGAAACCCGAGCCCGACGGAGGCTGAAATCAGGGAAGGCATAAGCGGGAACCTGTGCCGGTGCACGGGCTATCAGAAGATCGTGGAGGCGGTGTCGGCCGCGGCGTCTGCACGCAAGTTGGGTGGGCGCCCGTAA
- a CDS encoding FAD binding domain-containing protein: MNVYLPGSLSELWSRQEECGMAQFFAGGTDLFVKLRASAQYPRALIGLEAVRELRSIEEREGAIFVGAGASHTRLLSHPLIQAHFPLLAKALRVLGSPPVRNMGTIGGNICTASPAGDALPPLYALGAEVELRRRDRSRRLPIHEFILGPGKTALAENELLYGVWLKKDDSPALFHFEKVGPRKALAIAIASFAALINSTDAGIVKKARFAWGSVGPVVVTSREAEESLVGFPLTRESLQRIVPIVDKIVSPIDDVRASASYRRALAGNLVLRLAEYGPREMGGKGEGLTRT, translated from the coding sequence ATGAACGTCTATCTGCCCGGGTCCTTAAGCGAGCTGTGGAGCAGGCAGGAGGAGTGCGGCATGGCCCAATTCTTTGCCGGCGGCACCGACCTTTTCGTAAAGCTGCGCGCCTCGGCTCAATACCCCCGGGCCCTCATAGGGCTTGAAGCCGTAAGGGAGCTTCGATCGATCGAGGAAAGGGAGGGCGCCATATTTGTCGGGGCCGGCGCGAGCCACACGCGCCTCTTGTCCCACCCGCTCATTCAGGCCCATTTCCCGTTGCTTGCGAAGGCCCTGCGCGTGCTCGGCTCGCCGCCCGTAAGGAACATGGGCACCATAGGGGGCAACATCTGCACTGCTTCACCTGCGGGCGACGCGCTGCCGCCCCTTTACGCCCTGGGCGCGGAAGTGGAGCTGAGGAGGAGGGACCGGTCCCGCCGGCTCCCGATTCACGAATTTATCCTGGGACCGGGGAAGACCGCCCTTGCGGAGAATGAGCTGCTCTACGGGGTGTGGCTTAAGAAGGATGACTCCCCTGCGCTTTTTCACTTTGAGAAGGTGGGACCGCGGAAAGCCCTGGCCATCGCGATCGCCAGTTTTGCGGCCCTCATAAATTCCACGGACGCGGGGATCGTGAAAAAGGCCCGGTTTGCCTGGGGGAGTGTGGGCCCTGTGGTGGTGACCTCACGCGAGGCCGAGGAGTCCCTTGTCGGCTTTCCCCTCACACGGGAGAGCCTTCAAAGGATCGTGCCCATCGTCGATAAGATCGTCTCCCCCATCGATGACGTAAGGGCGAGTGCATCCTACAGGAGGGCCTTGGCCGGAAACCTCGTGCTGCGCCTTGCGGAGTACGGACCCCGGGAAATGGGCGGGAAGGGGGAGGGGCTTACCCGAACATGA
- a CDS encoding MFS transporter, with the protein MTTLQPDRLFTREFTALNLIFFFAAAVMALFFQFQHYLQALSIPSGWFGFLIGADSLACFVLQPMLAVRLNSGNGRKWIVVSLFGMALALFAYSFALDLVTLAIVRVIHGAAFVCLVSAIMAMITVWIPREKSGRAFGLISVVRLLPYSMIPPLVGLIGERPADFRHILILGGLVMLLSSLAVLAVKPAPPAGITGPADIRPTQTRDLWTDIKDRKVATLLVVQLLLYSSYTIVFFFLKEYAHGQGIENPGFFFTIATAAMIGVRVAGSAFFDRFNKAPVAGLSLAGLAASYYALGALCRPETFYILALIMGLGWGIAMPVVLALIFDVSEPPFRSMNLNLSLLMMQGGFFLGPFGGGVIISRGGYGPLFIFTAFIGLAAAGLIWTISPRRNA; encoded by the coding sequence ATGACCACATTGCAACCGGACAGGCTTTTTACCAGGGAATTCACGGCCCTCAATCTCATCTTCTTCTTTGCCGCGGCCGTGATGGCCCTCTTCTTTCAGTTCCAGCACTATCTTCAGGCCCTGTCCATCCCCTCCGGGTGGTTCGGGTTCCTTATAGGGGCCGACTCTCTTGCATGCTTCGTTCTCCAGCCCATGCTCGCGGTGCGCCTCAATAGCGGGAACGGCCGGAAATGGATCGTGGTCTCCCTCTTCGGAATGGCGCTCGCTCTATTCGCCTACAGCTTCGCCTTGGATCTCGTGACCCTCGCAATAGTCCGCGTAATCCACGGCGCTGCCTTTGTCTGCCTCGTCTCCGCCATAATGGCAATGATCACGGTGTGGATACCCCGTGAGAAAAGCGGCAGGGCCTTCGGCCTCATATCCGTGGTCAGGCTCCTCCCTTACTCCATGATTCCCCCTCTCGTCGGTCTGATCGGGGAAAGACCGGCGGATTTCCGCCATATCCTGATCCTCGGGGGCCTGGTCATGCTCCTCTCTTCCCTTGCGGTTTTAGCCGTGAAGCCCGCGCCGCCGGCAGGGATTACAGGCCCCGCAGATATCCGTCCCACCCAGACCCGGGACCTGTGGACGGATATTAAGGACCGGAAGGTGGCAACCCTCCTCGTGGTACAGCTCCTGCTCTATAGCTCCTACACCATCGTTTTTTTCTTTCTCAAGGAGTATGCCCACGGGCAGGGGATAGAAAACCCCGGCTTTTTCTTCACCATCGCCACCGCGGCCATGATAGGCGTGAGGGTCGCGGGATCTGCCTTCTTCGACCGTTTCAACAAGGCCCCCGTCGCCGGCCTCTCCCTGGCCGGGCTTGCCGCCTCTTACTATGCCCTCGGCGCGCTCTGCCGCCCTGAGACGTTTTATATTCTGGCCCTTATCATGGGCCTCGGGTGGGGGATCGCAATGCCCGTGGTTCTCGCCCTCATATTCGATGTTTCCGAGCCCCCTTTCAGGAGCATGAACCTCAACCTCTCCCTCCTTATGATGCAGGGGGGCTTCTTTTTGGGCCCCTTTGGAGGAGGGGTTATCATATCCCGCGGGGGCTATGGTCCGCTCTTCATCTTCACCGCCTTCATAGGTCTCGCTGCCGCAGGCCTTATATGGACAATTTCCCCAAGGAGGAACGCGTGA
- a CDS encoding nucleoside deaminase, translating to MKGLTLTAILSALLLALSLAPVMAGNGAVGPNQAETAAKDHERFIRQAYDLAISAGKKGNHTFGALLVHEGKVMLTTENTVYTDKDSTRHAEINLIVRARREISPKVLGESTLYTSAAPCMLCCAAMWYSGFKRVVYGVSYDALAELTGFKDKSIPCDKLHEQTDKPLEWIGPVLEKEGLKVFCCWPRDSFQSSILKKLDCADMGSRCNGEPR from the coding sequence ATGAAAGGACTCACCCTTACCGCCATTTTGTCAGCCCTGCTCCTCGCCCTGTCCCTTGCCCCGGTCATGGCCGGCAATGGGGCAGTTGGCCCCAATCAGGCCGAGACCGCTGCAAAAGATCACGAACGATTCATCCGGCAGGCCTATGACCTGGCGATCAGTGCCGGAAAAAAAGGCAACCACACCTTCGGGGCCCTCCTGGTCCATGAGGGCAAAGTTATGCTGACGACGGAGAATACGGTCTATACCGACAAAGACAGTACCCGTCACGCGGAGATAAACCTCATAGTCAGGGCGAGACGAGAGATTTCGCCCAAAGTGCTGGGGGAGAGCACTTTGTACACCAGCGCCGCACCCTGCATGCTCTGCTGCGCGGCAATGTGGTACTCAGGCTTCAAGAGAGTCGTCTATGGCGTCTCCTACGACGCCCTGGCGGAATTGACGGGATTTAAGGATAAGAGCATTCCCTGTGACAAACTCCATGAACAGACCGATAAACCCCTTGAATGGATCGGGCCTGTCCTCGAAAAGGAAGGCCTGAAGGTCTTCTGCTGTTGGCCCCGGGATTCGTTTCAATCTTCCATTCTGAAGAAACTGGACTGTGCGGACATGGGGAGCCGCTGCAATGGCGAGCCTCGATAA
- a CDS encoding WYL domain-containing protein, which translates to MKPMKKGASPAGISEKVIRLLEVYTLIAQSKFPSIDSMMERFQVARRTVFRYLELINIIDPIEYDRDRGGYKFTNGDRIKKPMLSDEEFQTLLAAGESISHLGKPFTLNFQSLVTRMFTPGAKISPGEGSPIVIKTPDTIFNEKMEAILRILLISVQEKRSVDITYKARLSKEKTGRTVDPYVVVLYEGIWILVGFCHLRKGIRSFALDRIIDIEERNLYFTHRPDFDLKAYLSGPWGIIDGKMAKVTVRFEKVVSDYILRKDKWHPSEKRTILPNGDAELSFTVSGVDEIRRWIYSWLPNVEVTKPKWLRKQIEEELSRSARKHS; encoded by the coding sequence ATGAAACCAATGAAAAAAGGGGCGAGTCCCGCGGGCATCTCGGAAAAAGTCATCCGTCTCCTCGAGGTCTACACCCTCATTGCCCAGAGTAAGTTCCCTTCCATAGACTCCATGATGGAACGTTTCCAGGTCGCCAGAAGGACCGTGTTCCGTTATCTCGAGCTCATTAACATCATCGATCCCATCGAGTATGACCGGGACCGGGGCGGCTACAAATTCACCAATGGCGACCGCATCAAGAAGCCCATGCTCTCGGATGAGGAGTTCCAGACCCTGCTCGCAGCAGGGGAGTCAATCTCTCATCTCGGCAAGCCCTTCACCCTGAATTTCCAGAGCCTCGTGACGAGGATGTTCACGCCCGGCGCAAAGATTTCGCCGGGAGAGGGTTCCCCCATCGTCATCAAGACCCCCGATACGATCTTCAACGAAAAGATGGAGGCCATCTTGAGGATACTCCTCATCTCCGTCCAGGAGAAGCGGTCGGTCGATATCACCTACAAGGCCCGCCTCTCCAAAGAGAAGACGGGGCGCACTGTAGACCCTTATGTGGTGGTCCTCTATGAGGGTATATGGATCCTCGTCGGCTTCTGTCACCTGAGAAAGGGCATCCGCAGTTTTGCCCTCGACAGGATAATCGATATAGAGGAGCGCAACCTCTATTTCACTCATCGACCCGATTTCGACCTGAAGGCCTACCTGTCCGGCCCCTGGGGCATCATTGACGGCAAGATGGCGAAAGTCACCGTCAGGTTCGAAAAGGTGGTCTCGGATTACATCCTGAGAAAAGATAAGTGGCATCCCTCTGAAAAAAGGACGATCCTCCCCAATGGTGATGCGGAGCTCTCCTTTACCGTTTCGGGCGTGGATGAAATCAGGCGATGGATCTACTCCTGGCTCCCCAATGTGGAAGTTACGAAGCCGAAATGGCTAAGGAAACAGATCGAGGAAGAACTCTCCCGGTCCGCCCGAAAACATTCTTAA
- a CDS encoding XdhC/CoxI family protein produces MNLYDVIEQYLGEGRGGVLATIIRKLGATPQGSGAKVFLGEDFRLHGTIGGGCVEAEATKEARWLMGGRDTKVIHYTMTGTEVAEEGMICGGNVDIFLEPVLPVHRDLYTAIRSCVTSGRRARIITAVGDGRFFKMVQAEDGEVWGGDPKALPHEVTGGSFGERKTLVKAGFLVEPINPKPRLYLYGAGHISQFISRIAAMVDFDITVIDDRMSFANRDRFPEAERVIAGFFDEVLRNLERTPEDYHVIVTRGHKNDAEVLESVLAQPSAYVGMIGSRRKTKIIYDHLAGRGVDPRLFENVHAPIGLDIDGETPQEIAVSIAAELVKVRAARKRQG; encoded by the coding sequence TTGAACCTATATGACGTAATCGAGCAGTACCTGGGAGAAGGTCGTGGCGGCGTTCTCGCAACGATCATAAGAAAACTGGGGGCGACTCCGCAAGGATCGGGGGCCAAGGTTTTTTTGGGAGAAGACTTCCGGCTTCACGGTACTATCGGGGGAGGCTGCGTGGAGGCCGAGGCGACGAAGGAAGCCAGGTGGCTCATGGGAGGCAGGGACACCAAAGTAATTCACTATACCATGACGGGAACGGAAGTGGCCGAAGAGGGGATGATCTGCGGGGGCAATGTGGATATTTTCCTGGAGCCCGTCCTTCCCGTCCATAGGGACCTCTATACGGCGATCCGGTCATGCGTGACATCAGGACGAAGGGCCCGGATCATCACGGCTGTCGGCGACGGACGGTTCTTCAAAATGGTCCAAGCTGAAGACGGTGAAGTGTGGGGCGGCGACCCGAAGGCCCTTCCCCATGAGGTGACCGGCGGCTCCTTTGGAGAGCGGAAAACCCTGGTGAAGGCCGGCTTCCTTGTGGAGCCGATCAATCCCAAGCCCCGCCTCTATCTGTACGGCGCCGGTCATATATCCCAATTCATCTCCAGGATTGCCGCAATGGTCGATTTCGACATCACGGTGATCGACGACCGTATGTCCTTTGCCAACAGGGATCGTTTTCCCGAAGCCGAACGCGTGATCGCCGGATTTTTTGACGAGGTCTTGAGAAACCTCGAGCGGACGCCGGAGGATTACCATGTCATCGTCACGAGAGGCCACAAGAACGATGCGGAAGTGCTCGAATCGGTCCTCGCCCAGCCTTCGGCATACGTGGGCATGATAGGCAGCAGGCGTAAGACGAAGATAATCTACGACCACCTGGCGGGTCGCGGCGTGGACCCGCGGTTGTTCGAAAATGTTCATGCCCCCATCGGTCTCGATATCGATGGGGAAACACCGCAGGAGATCGCCGTGAGCATTGCGGCCGAACTGGTCAAGGTAAGGGCGGCACGAAAAAGGCAAGGCTGA
- a CDS encoding HPP family protein, protein MMKEKDKHQKKLHHIWQNAGRLAWCVAGAAIAIGLALKFTGLPASPFLLASLGGSTIFLFGLTRAPAVQPRAFFGGHLSSALIGILCYQICGDALWVSMLAVALSLIFMLATKTLHPPAGANALIMVHNHAGFLALWQPVGLGILIIFSVATFWSRILPGMNRYPVKWLEKSPPAMFWGGWEE, encoded by the coding sequence ATGATGAAAGAGAAGGATAAACACCAAAAAAAGCTGCATCATATCTGGCAAAATGCGGGAAGGCTCGCCTGGTGCGTGGCAGGGGCCGCCATCGCCATCGGCCTGGCGCTCAAATTCACCGGCCTGCCCGCCTCGCCCTTTCTTTTAGCGTCCCTCGGCGGCTCAACCATATTCCTCTTCGGCCTCACCCGCGCCCCCGCAGTCCAGCCCAGGGCCTTCTTCGGCGGCCACCTGAGCAGCGCCCTCATCGGCATTCTCTGCTATCAAATCTGCGGAGATGCCCTATGGGTATCCATGCTCGCCGTGGCCCTCTCCCTCATCTTCATGCTGGCGACGAAAACATTGCACCCTCCCGCAGGAGCCAACGCCCTCATAATGGTCCACAACCACGCCGGCTTCTTGGCCCTCTGGCAGCCCGTGGGCCTGGGCATCCTCATCATCTTCTCAGTAGCGACCTTTTGGAGCCGCATCCTGCCCGGCATGAATCGCTATCCGGTAAAGTGGCTGGAGAAATCACCGCCTGCGATGTTCTGGGGAGGGTGGGAAGAGTAG
- a CDS encoding TRAP transporter substrate-binding protein, protein MRRYGLIYGFALMILFGISFLPTPAPAQEKVITLNYAHFMPISTRQAQLAEQWCKEVEKRTNNRVKVSFYSSGTLAPAPLIYDAVNKGIADVGWSFLSYTRGRFPLLEVIDLPLGYKSGYVATKLVNDFYKKFKPKEMDDTKVMYLHAHGPGILMTKKPVNKLEDMKGMKIRSTGLSAKIVQVLGGAPVGMPIAEAYDAMRTGVVEGILIPVEGLQQWKLADWTKFTTENYGSAYTTAGFCIMNKSKWASLPPDIQNIITQINAEWAEKTGQLWDQMDKDGRVYAQGKGIKFIALTKEEDAKWASKVAPMIDDYVKSMKAKNLPGEEALGYCKDYLRTHQK, encoded by the coding sequence ATGAGACGTTACGGATTAATCTACGGTTTCGCTCTGATGATACTCTTCGGAATTTCTTTTTTGCCCACGCCGGCGCCGGCCCAGGAGAAGGTGATCACCCTCAACTACGCCCATTTCATGCCGATCTCGACCCGCCAGGCCCAACTTGCGGAACAGTGGTGCAAAGAAGTGGAGAAGAGGACCAACAACAGGGTAAAGGTCTCCTTCTATTCGAGCGGCACCCTGGCGCCCGCGCCCCTTATCTATGACGCGGTCAACAAGGGGATTGCGGATGTCGGCTGGTCGTTCCTGAGCTACACGAGAGGAAGGTTCCCCCTCCTCGAAGTGATCGACCTCCCTCTGGGATATAAGAGCGGCTACGTGGCGACAAAGCTCGTCAATGATTTCTATAAGAAGTTCAAACCGAAAGAGATGGACGATACGAAGGTCATGTACCTCCACGCCCACGGGCCCGGCATCCTCATGACCAAGAAGCCGGTCAATAAGCTCGAAGACATGAAAGGCATGAAAATCCGTTCCACGGGATTGAGCGCGAAGATCGTCCAGGTATTGGGAGGCGCCCCGGTCGGAATGCCGATCGCGGAGGCCTATGACGCCATGAGGACAGGAGTGGTCGAGGGCATCCTCATCCCCGTGGAAGGGCTGCAGCAATGGAAGCTCGCCGATTGGACCAAGTTCACCACCGAGAATTACGGCTCCGCCTACACCACCGCGGGCTTCTGCATCATGAACAAGAGCAAGTGGGCGAGCCTTCCCCCGGACATCCAGAACATCATTACCCAGATCAATGCGGAATGGGCAGAGAAGACCGGCCAGCTCTGGGACCAGATGGATAAGGACGGCAGGGTTTACGCCCAGGGCAAGGGCATTAAATTCATCGCCCTTACGAAAGAAGAAGATGCCAAGTGGGCCTCGAAGGTTGCCCCCATGATCGATGACTACGTGAAATCGATGAAGGCAAAGAACCTTCCCGGCGAGGAAGCCCTGGGATACTGTAAAGACTATCTTAGGACGCATCAGAAGTGA
- a CDS encoding GntR family transcriptional regulator, translating to MGRDTMPETPFQQFETKRFSEQVAQMIQRKIIKDEIKIGSRLPGERQLADDLKVSRSVLREALRLLEATGYVDVKKGPKGGIFVSNVFHKPISVLWKNLAENGDITIDHIFDVRMQFEPFVMAEATRNATGDDIQRLRDLYIDVEDHFQDPVYLKNRNFEFHVIVAGITRNPILSTFTKSLLEILAETAFNFLDLEFEQELSRIHRETIELMARGKTAAVKNLFKKDMLYLKETLRKTMEREAEKL from the coding sequence ATGGGCCGGGATACCATGCCGGAGACGCCCTTCCAGCAATTCGAGACAAAGAGGTTTTCGGAGCAGGTCGCCCAAATGATCCAGCGGAAGATCATCAAGGACGAGATCAAGATAGGCTCGAGGCTCCCGGGTGAAAGACAGCTCGCCGACGACCTCAAGGTGAGCCGCTCGGTGCTGAGGGAGGCCCTGAGACTCCTCGAGGCAACGGGTTATGTCGACGTAAAGAAGGGGCCGAAGGGCGGCATTTTCGTAAGCAACGTCTTCCACAAGCCCATCAGCGTTCTCTGGAAGAACCTCGCCGAGAACGGCGACATCACGATCGACCATATCTTCGACGTCCGCATGCAGTTCGAGCCCTTCGTGATGGCCGAGGCCACCAGAAACGCCACCGGGGACGATATCCAAAGGCTTCGCGACCTCTATATAGACGTGGAGGACCACTTTCAGGACCCCGTATACCTAAAAAACAGAAATTTCGAATTCCATGTGATCGTTGCCGGTATTACCCGCAATCCCATCCTCTCGACCTTCACCAAGTCCCTCCTCGAGATCCTCGCGGAGACGGCTTTCAACTTCCTCGATCTCGAATTCGAGCAGGAGCTCTCCCGCATCCATCGAGAGACCATAGAGCTGATGGCCCGGGGCAAGACCGCCGCGGTAAAGAACCTGTTCAAAAAGGATATGCTTTATCTCAAAGAGACCCTGAGGAAGACGATGGAGAGGGAAGCCGAAAAACTCTGA
- a CDS encoding reductive dehalogenase, with translation MKGYTHIDAEPFPVHTLKRVERPTTLINDDKVERVRERDAGFIKAATGDYGPVLEREFRRFIRKQPLGNALSTIRTNMIPFQNGPIASDKAPLPRDPEALTRHIKETAYFLRADQVGVCALPPYAVYSKTIEMFNLDAGEKPVDLPHKYAIAILVDQDWRTAEATSGHDWISGSMSMLAYATSGFIANILADYIRRLGYPAEAHHAPNYRVVVPPILLWAGLGEMSRIGDCVVNPFLGPRFKAAVVTTDLPLVPDKPIDFGLQDFCSKCKKCARECPSGALSDGGKEMHNGYEKWPTDVKKCTSMRVGNQKGSCCGTCLTVCPWNKPYTPLHRAVGWAMRNSALARSVAIMGDDLLGYGKPDYRTKWWLDLEDVDGKLQVPEDR, from the coding sequence ATGAAAGGATATACCCATATAGATGCGGAACCCTTCCCGGTCCATACATTGAAGAGAGTCGAACGGCCCACTACTCTCATCAACGATGACAAGGTGGAGAGGGTCCGGGAAAGGGATGCGGGTTTTATCAAGGCGGCAACGGGAGATTATGGCCCCGTCCTCGAAAGGGAGTTCAGGCGGTTCATACGCAAGCAGCCCCTGGGCAACGCCTTATCGACCATCAGGACCAATATGATACCTTTTCAGAACGGACCGATCGCCTCTGACAAGGCGCCCCTTCCCCGCGACCCGGAGGCGCTCACCCGCCATATCAAGGAGACCGCCTATTTCCTGAGGGCCGACCAGGTGGGTGTCTGTGCGCTCCCGCCCTACGCGGTCTATTCGAAAACAATAGAGATGTTCAACCTGGATGCAGGTGAGAAGCCGGTCGACCTCCCCCATAAATATGCAATCGCCATCCTCGTGGACCAGGACTGGAGGACCGCGGAGGCGACCTCGGGACACGACTGGATCAGCGGCTCCATGAGCATGCTCGCCTATGCTACTTCCGGCTTTATCGCTAATATCCTCGCCGACTATATCAGACGCCTCGGTTATCCTGCCGAAGCCCACCACGCGCCCAATTACCGGGTCGTGGTCCCCCCAATCCTCCTCTGGGCGGGCTTGGGAGAGATGAGCAGGATCGGAGACTGCGTGGTAAACCCCTTTCTGGGGCCGCGCTTCAAGGCGGCGGTGGTGACCACGGACCTGCCCCTCGTGCCTGACAAACCCATCGATTTCGGACTCCAGGACTTCTGCTCCAAGTGCAAGAAATGCGCCCGCGAGTGCCCGTCCGGGGCCTTGAGCGACGGGGGCAAGGAGATGCATAACGGCTACGAGAAGTGGCCTACGGACGTGAAGAAGTGCACCTCCATGCGGGTGGGAAACCAGAAAGGCTCCTGCTGCGGCACCTGCCTCACCGTCTGCCCCTGGAATAAACCCTATACGCCCCTTCACAGGGCAGTCGGGTGGGCCATGAGAAACTCGGCCCTCGCGAGGAGTGTCGCCATTATGGGAGACGACCTCTTAGGATATGGAAAACCGGACTACCGCACAAAGTGGTGGCTGGACCTCGAAGACGTGGACGGAAAGCTGCAGGTCCCCGAGGACAGATAG
- a CDS encoding cell wall hydrolase produces the protein MATIGRLIFTRGKGPGAGGEARSIPVSLVLVAICLALFSCPANGGGGEEVQKEKAAKTKAARIEETSSEGVKAPPPPGLAIKEAEAQAVDPKGKEPLEDAITCLARTIYWEARSSTEADMRAIAYVVMNRVGHEGFPDTVCGVVKEGREKGACQFSWWCDGQPDTAQDQESYAVAKEVARKTLNRELKDETGGALYFHGKGSKPPWSQKYIRTAAIGRHVFYKPDGGKAK, from the coding sequence ATGGCGACGATAGGTCGGCTCATATTCACGAGAGGAAAGGGGCCGGGGGCGGGCGGCGAAGCGCGCTCCATTCCCGTCTCCCTGGTTCTCGTCGCGATCTGTCTCGCCTTATTCTCATGCCCTGCCAACGGGGGCGGCGGCGAAGAGGTGCAAAAAGAGAAGGCAGCCAAAACCAAGGCTGCCCGTATCGAGGAGACCTCCTCCGAAGGAGTGAAAGCGCCGCCGCCTCCCGGCCTTGCCATCAAGGAGGCGGAAGCCCAGGCGGTCGATCCCAAGGGTAAAGAGCCCCTGGAAGACGCCATCACCTGTCTTGCCCGCACGATCTACTGGGAGGCGAGGAGCTCGACCGAGGCCGATATGAGGGCCATCGCCTATGTGGTCATGAACCGGGTGGGACACGAGGGCTTTCCGGACACGGTCTGCGGGGTCGTCAAGGAGGGGCGCGAAAAGGGCGCCTGCCAGTTCTCCTGGTGGTGCGACGGTCAGCCGGACACGGCCCAGGACCAGGAATCCTACGCGGTTGCGAAAGAGGTGGCCCGCAAGACCCTCAACCGGGAGTTGAAGGACGAGACCGGGGGTGCCCTCTATTTTCATGGCAAAGGATCTAAACCTCCCTGGTCGCAGAAATATATCAGGACCGCCGCCATCGGCCGTCACGTATTCTATAAACCCGACGGCGGCAAGGCGAAATAG
- a CDS encoding DUF116 domain-containing protein, whose protein sequence is MNEDKTHTRTGTGDRKLGDEWLDWDGGTDHGEKGVDERINTFLILAASALFVFIVFLALGWYLAKPRFDQASPLLAYLVGSFLLTLIAAFLLIAIIEAALLLQFKRSFIPYGIEEKLLLTLLPKSIWLGTKLGVHRDRIGSSFIKAHNLLLKSHAREVKTDALLILLPRCLKKEARQQVAARVNGRAAQIVTVAGGEEARKAIRQYRPSLILAVACERDLLSGIKDVAEKIHVLAIPNERPEGPCKNTHLRLDTLDEAFSFIAAREKGPGRV, encoded by the coding sequence ATGAATGAGGACAAGACCCATACCCGCACCGGGACCGGAGACAGAAAGCTCGGGGACGAGTGGCTCGACTGGGACGGAGGGACCGACCACGGAGAGAAGGGAGTCGACGAGAGGATAAACACGTTCCTCATCCTCGCCGCATCCGCTCTTTTCGTCTTCATCGTCTTTCTCGCCCTCGGGTGGTACCTCGCAAAACCCCGGTTCGACCAGGCGAGCCCCCTTCTCGCGTACCTCGTGGGATCGTTCCTTCTTACGCTTATTGCCGCCTTTCTCCTTATTGCCATTATCGAGGCCGCACTCCTCCTCCAGTTCAAACGGTCCTTTATCCCTTACGGAATAGAGGAAAAGCTCCTCCTCACCCTTCTGCCCAAGAGCATATGGCTCGGTACGAAGCTCGGCGTCCACAGGGACAGAATAGGCAGTTCCTTTATCAAGGCCCATAACCTGCTCCTGAAAAGCCATGCCCGAGAAGTGAAGACCGACGCCCTGCTCATCCTCCTGCCCCGGTGCCTGAAAAAAGAGGCGCGGCAGCAGGTGGCGGCGAGGGTAAACGGAAGGGCAGCTCAAATCGTGACCGTTGCAGGAGGTGAAGAGGCGAGAAAGGCGATCAGGCAGTACAGGCCCTCCCTGATCCTTGCCGTTGCCTGCGAGAGGGACCTTCTGAGCGGGATTAAAGACGTGGCGGAGAAGATACACGTCCTCGCCATTCCGAACGAGAGGCCTGAAGGGCCCTGCAAGAATACCCATCTGCGGCTCGATACCCTCGACGAGGCCTTCAGCTTTATCGCGGCGAGGGAAAAAGGACCAGGAAGGGTGTAA
- a CDS encoding DUF3096 domain-containing protein, with protein MPHMAFTAIHSSVIALIAGILILIMPRLLNYIVAIYLIIVGLLGIFGR; from the coding sequence ATGCCACACATGGCATTCACGGCCATCCATTCATCCGTTATTGCACTGATCGCAGGAATTCTCATCCTTATCATGCCAAGGCTGCTCAATTACATTGTGGCGATTTACCTGATCATCGTCGGTCTCCTGGGGATTTTCGGCAGGTAA